The following proteins are co-located in the Theropithecus gelada isolate Dixy chromosome 19, Tgel_1.0, whole genome shotgun sequence genome:
- the BSG gene encoding basigin isoform X3, which produces MRSRGDRRAPRAPRPRDDAVRARARSAPPPVFIAAAGGSGGGWRLRGRRGGDIMAAKLFVLLGLALLGAHGASGAAGTVSTSVENIGSKTLLTCSLNDSSTEVTGHRWLKGGAVLKEDTLPGQKTDFEVDSDDLSGEYSCVFLPEPTGRADIQLDGESCSQGCQAPPTIGGSGWPQAPGTSRSPALLPGGAQPSRCREPCGSRLLSLSALLSGAPRVKAVKSSEHVSEGETAVLACKSESLPPITNWVWYKITDSGDQVIVNGSQGRFFVSSSQSRSELRIENLNMEADPGKYACNGTSSEGTDQAVVTLRVRSHLAALWPFLGIVAEVLVLVTIIFIYEKRRKPEDVLDDDDAGSAPLKSTGQHLNDKGKKVRQRNSS; this is translated from the exons ATGCGCAGCCGGGGCGACCGGCGTGCCCCGCGCGCGCCCCGCCCCCGCGATGACGCCGTGCGTGCGCGCGCCCGGTCCGCGCCCCCGCCGGTTTTTATAGCGGCCGCGGGCGGCTCCGGCGGCGGTTGGAGGCTGCGGGGCCGGCGAGGAGGAGACATCATGGCGGCTAAGCTGTTCGTGCTGCTGGGTTTGGCGCTGCTGGGCGCCCACGGAGCCTCCGGGGCTG CCGGCACAGTCTCCACTTCCGTAGAAAACATTGGCTCGAAGACACTCCTCACCTGCTCCTTGAACGACAGCTCCACAGAGGTCACCGGGCACCGCTGGCTGAAAGGTGGCGCGGTGCTGAAGGAGGACACGCTGCCCGGCCAGAAAACGGACTTCGA GGTGGACTCCGACGACCTCTCGGGAGAGTACTCCTGCGTCTTCCTCCCCGAGCCCACGGGCAGGGCCGACATCCAGCTCGACGGTGAGTCCTGCAGCCAGGGGTGCCAGGCGCCGCCGACTATCGGGGGAAGCGGTTGGCCTCAAGCACCCGGCACATCCCGGAGCCCTGCCCTGCTCCCTGGAGGGGCACAGCCCTCGCGCTGCAGGGAGCCCTGCGGTTCCAggctcctctctctctcagccCTCCTGTCAGGCGCCCCCAGAGTGAAGGCTGTGAAGTCGTCAGAACACGTCAGCGAGGGGGAGACGGCCGTGCTGGCCTGCAAGTCAGAGTCCCTGCCCCCCATCACCAACTGGGTCTGGTACAAGATAACTGACTCTGGGGACCAG GTCATCGTGAACGGCTCCCAGGGCAGGTTCTTCGTGAGTTCCTCGCAGAGCCGGTCGGAGCTACGCATCGAGAACCTGAACATGGAGGCCGACCCCGGCAAGTACGCGTGCAATGGCACCAGCTCCGAGGGCACCGACCAGGCCGTGGTCACCCTCCGCGTGCGCAGCCACCTGGCCGCCCTTTGGCCCTTCCTGGGCATCGTGGCTGAGGTGCTGGTGCTGGTCACCATCATCTTCATCTATGAGAAGCGCCGGAAGCCCGAGGACGTCCTGGATG
- the GZMM gene encoding granzyme M isoform X4 codes for MASLQRGGSHLCGGVLVHPKWVLTAAHCLVQRTAQLRLVLGLHALDHPGLTFHIKAAVQHPRYKPAPALENDLALLQLDGKVKPSRTVRPLALPGKRQAVAAGTRCSTAGWGLTQQGGRLSRVLRELDLRVLDTRMCNNSRFWNGSLSPHVVCLEADSKDQAPCKGDSGGPIVCGKDQVLAGVLSFSSRVCTDVFRPPVATAVAPYVSWIRKVTG; via the exons ATGGCCTCGCTGCAGAGAGGCGGCTCCCACCTATGCGGGGGGGTCCTGGTGCACCCAAAGTGGGTGCTGACGGCTGCCCACTGCCTGGTCCAGCG GACGGCCCAGCTGAGGTTGGTGCTGGGGCTCCATGCCCTGGACCACCCCGGTCTCACCTTCCACATCAAGGCGGCCGTCCAGCACCCTCGCTACAAGCCGGCCCCTGCCCTGGAGAACGACCTGGCGCTGCTTCAG CTGGACGGGAAAGTGAAGCCCAGCCGGACCGTCCGGCCCCTGGCCTTGCCCGGTAAGCGCCAGGCAGTGGCTGCAGGGACTCGGTGCAGCACGGCCGGCTGGGGGCTGACCCAGCAGGGCGGGCGCCTGTCCCGGGTGCTGCGGGAGCTGGACCTCCGCGTGCTGGACACCCGCATGTGTAACAACAGCCGCTTCTGGAACGGCAGCCTCTCCCCGCACGTGGTCTGCCTGGAGGCCGACTCCAAGGACCAGGCTCCCTGCAAG GGTGACTCGGGTGGACCCATCGTGTGTGGCAAAGACCAGGTGTTGGCCGGAGTCCTGTCCTTCAGCTCCAGGGTCTGCACCGACGTCTTCAGGCCCCCCGTGGCCACCGCCGTGGCGCCTTATGTGTCCTGGATCAGGAAGGTCACCGGCTGA
- the BSG gene encoding basigin isoform X5 yields the protein MRSRGDRRAPRAPRPRDDAVRARARSAPPPVFIAAAGGSGGGWRLRGRRGGDIMAAKLFVLLGLALLGAHGASGAAGTVSTSVENIGSKTLLTCSLNDSSTEVTGHRWLKGGAVLKEDTLPGQKTDFEVDSDDLSGEYSCVFLPEPTGRADIQLDGAPRVKAVKSSEHVSEGETAVLACKSESLPPITNWVWYKITDSGDQVIVNGSQGRFFVSSSQSRSELRIENLNMEADPGKYACNGTSSEGTDQAVVTLRVRSHLAALWPFLGIVAEVLVLVTIIFIYEKRRKPEDVLDDDDAGSAPLKSTGQHLNDKGKKVRQRNSS from the exons ATGCGCAGCCGGGGCGACCGGCGTGCCCCGCGCGCGCCCCGCCCCCGCGATGACGCCGTGCGTGCGCGCGCCCGGTCCGCGCCCCCGCCGGTTTTTATAGCGGCCGCGGGCGGCTCCGGCGGCGGTTGGAGGCTGCGGGGCCGGCGAGGAGGAGACATCATGGCGGCTAAGCTGTTCGTGCTGCTGGGTTTGGCGCTGCTGGGCGCCCACGGAGCCTCCGGGGCTG CCGGCACAGTCTCCACTTCCGTAGAAAACATTGGCTCGAAGACACTCCTCACCTGCTCCTTGAACGACAGCTCCACAGAGGTCACCGGGCACCGCTGGCTGAAAGGTGGCGCGGTGCTGAAGGAGGACACGCTGCCCGGCCAGAAAACGGACTTCGA GGTGGACTCCGACGACCTCTCGGGAGAGTACTCCTGCGTCTTCCTCCCCGAGCCCACGGGCAGGGCCGACATCCAGCTCGACG GCGCCCCCAGAGTGAAGGCTGTGAAGTCGTCAGAACACGTCAGCGAGGGGGAGACGGCCGTGCTGGCCTGCAAGTCAGAGTCCCTGCCCCCCATCACCAACTGGGTCTGGTACAAGATAACTGACTCTGGGGACCAG GTCATCGTGAACGGCTCCCAGGGCAGGTTCTTCGTGAGTTCCTCGCAGAGCCGGTCGGAGCTACGCATCGAGAACCTGAACATGGAGGCCGACCCCGGCAAGTACGCGTGCAATGGCACCAGCTCCGAGGGCACCGACCAGGCCGTGGTCACCCTCCGCGTGCGCAGCCACCTGGCCGCCCTTTGGCCCTTCCTGGGCATCGTGGCTGAGGTGCTGGTGCTGGTCACCATCATCTTCATCTATGAGAAGCGCCGGAAGCCCGAGGACGTCCTGGATG
- the BSG gene encoding basigin isoform X2, protein MRSRGDRRAPRAPRPRDDAVRARARSAPPPVFIAAAGGSGGGWRLRGRRGGDIMAAKLFVLLGLALLGAHGASGAAGFVQAPLSQQRWVGGSVELHCEAVGSPVPEIQWWFEGHGPNDTCSQLWDGARLDRVHIHATYHQHAASTITIDTLAEEDTGTYECRASNDPDRNHLTRAPRVKWVRAQAVVLVLEPGTVSTSVENIGSKTLLTCSLNDSSTEVTGHRWLKGGAVLKEDTLPGQKTDFEVDSDDLSGEYSCVFLPEPTGRADIQLDGAPRVKAVKSSEHVSEGETAVLACKSESLPPITNWVWYKITDSGDQVIVNGSQGRFFVSSSQSRSELRIENLNMEADPGKYACNGTSSEGTDQAVVTLRVRSHLAALWPFLGIVAEVLVLVTIIFIYEKRRKPEDVLDDDDAGSAPLKSTGQHLNDKGKKVRQRNSS, encoded by the exons ATGCGCAGCCGGGGCGACCGGCGTGCCCCGCGCGCGCCCCGCCCCCGCGATGACGCCGTGCGTGCGCGCGCCCGGTCCGCGCCCCCGCCGGTTTTTATAGCGGCCGCGGGCGGCTCCGGCGGCGGTTGGAGGCTGCGGGGCCGGCGAGGAGGAGACATCATGGCGGCTAAGCTGTTCGTGCTGCTGGGTTTGGCGCTGCTGGGCGCCCACGGAGCCTCCGGGGCTG CCGGCTTCGTCCAGGCGCCGCTGTCCCagcagaggtgggtggggggCAGTGTGGAGCTGCACTGCGAGGCCGTGGGCAGCCCGGTGCCCGAGATCCAGTGGTGGTTTGAAGGGCACGGTCCCAACGACACCTGCTCCCAGCTCTGGGACGGCGCCCGGCTGGACCGCGTCCACATCCACGCCACCTACCACCAGCACGCGGCCAGCACCATCACCATCGACACGCTTGCAGAGGAGGACACGGGCACCTATGAGTGCCGGGCCAGCAACGACCCGGACCGCAACCACCTGACCCGGGCGCCCAGGGTCAAGTGGGTCCGCGCCCAGGCAGTCGTGCTAGTCCTGGAAC CCGGCACAGTCTCCACTTCCGTAGAAAACATTGGCTCGAAGACACTCCTCACCTGCTCCTTGAACGACAGCTCCACAGAGGTCACCGGGCACCGCTGGCTGAAAGGTGGCGCGGTGCTGAAGGAGGACACGCTGCCCGGCCAGAAAACGGACTTCGA GGTGGACTCCGACGACCTCTCGGGAGAGTACTCCTGCGTCTTCCTCCCCGAGCCCACGGGCAGGGCCGACATCCAGCTCGACG GCGCCCCCAGAGTGAAGGCTGTGAAGTCGTCAGAACACGTCAGCGAGGGGGAGACGGCCGTGCTGGCCTGCAAGTCAGAGTCCCTGCCCCCCATCACCAACTGGGTCTGGTACAAGATAACTGACTCTGGGGACCAG GTCATCGTGAACGGCTCCCAGGGCAGGTTCTTCGTGAGTTCCTCGCAGAGCCGGTCGGAGCTACGCATCGAGAACCTGAACATGGAGGCCGACCCCGGCAAGTACGCGTGCAATGGCACCAGCTCCGAGGGCACCGACCAGGCCGTGGTCACCCTCCGCGTGCGCAGCCACCTGGCCGCCCTTTGGCCCTTCCTGGGCATCGTGGCTGAGGTGCTGGTGCTGGTCACCATCATCTTCATCTATGAGAAGCGCCGGAAGCCCGAGGACGTCCTGGATG
- the GZMM gene encoding granzyme M isoform X3, with product MASLQRGGSHLCGGVLVHPKWVLTAAHCLVQRTAQLRLVLGLHALDHPGLTFHIKAAVQHPRYKPAPALENDLALLQLDGKVKPSRTVRPLALPGKRQAVAAGTRCSTAGWGLTQQGGRLSRVLRELDLRVLDTRMCNNSRFWNGSLSPHVVCLEADSKDQAPCKVMGARVGPGNEAGGRAGARAVTRAGPWLSRSWGVLPGAGGRGPLAGAPFLRCRN from the exons ATGGCCTCGCTGCAGAGAGGCGGCTCCCACCTATGCGGGGGGGTCCTGGTGCACCCAAAGTGGGTGCTGACGGCTGCCCACTGCCTGGTCCAGCG GACGGCCCAGCTGAGGTTGGTGCTGGGGCTCCATGCCCTGGACCACCCCGGTCTCACCTTCCACATCAAGGCGGCCGTCCAGCACCCTCGCTACAAGCCGGCCCCTGCCCTGGAGAACGACCTGGCGCTGCTTCAG CTGGACGGGAAAGTGAAGCCCAGCCGGACCGTCCGGCCCCTGGCCTTGCCCGGTAAGCGCCAGGCAGTGGCTGCAGGGACTCGGTGCAGCACGGCCGGCTGGGGGCTGACCCAGCAGGGCGGGCGCCTGTCCCGGGTGCTGCGGGAGCTGGACCTCCGCGTGCTGGACACCCGCATGTGTAACAACAGCCGCTTCTGGAACGGCAGCCTCTCCCCGCACGTGGTCTGCCTGGAGGCCGACTCCAAGGACCAGGCTCCCTGCAAGGTGATGGGCGCCCGGGTGGGGCCGGGGAACGAGGCTGGCGGGAGGGCCGGGGCCAGAGCAGTCACCCGGGCAGGCCCCTGGCTCTCCCGTTCCTGGGGAGTCCTGCCGGGGGCTGGGGGGCGGGGACCACTGGCGGGGGCCCCATTTCTCAGgtgtagaaactga
- the GZMM gene encoding granzyme M isoform X2, producing the protein MESSLLVLALGALLVGSSFETQIIGGREVIPHSRPYMASLQRGGSHLCGGVLVHPKWVLTAAHCLVQRTAQLRLVLGLHALDHPGLTFHIKAAVQHPRYKPAPALENDLALLQLDGKVKPSRTVRPLALPGKRQAVAAGTRCSTAGWGLTQQGGRLSRVLRELDLRVLDTRMCNNSRFWNGSLSPHVVCLEADSKDQAPCKGDSGGPIVCGKDQVLAGVLSFSSRVCTDVFRPPVATAVAPYVSWIRKVTG; encoded by the exons ATGGAGTCTTCACTGCTGGTGCTGGCCCTGGGGGCCCTGTTGGTAG GCAGTTCCTTTGAGACCCAGATCATCGGGGGCCGGGAGGTCATCCCCCACTCGCGCCCATACATGGCCTCGCTGCAGAGAGGCGGCTCCCACCTATGCGGGGGGGTCCTGGTGCACCCAAAGTGGGTGCTGACGGCTGCCCACTGCCTGGTCCAGCG GACGGCCCAGCTGAGGTTGGTGCTGGGGCTCCATGCCCTGGACCACCCCGGTCTCACCTTCCACATCAAGGCGGCCGTCCAGCACCCTCGCTACAAGCCGGCCCCTGCCCTGGAGAACGACCTGGCGCTGCTTCAG CTGGACGGGAAAGTGAAGCCCAGCCGGACCGTCCGGCCCCTGGCCTTGCCCGGTAAGCGCCAGGCAGTGGCTGCAGGGACTCGGTGCAGCACGGCCGGCTGGGGGCTGACCCAGCAGGGCGGGCGCCTGTCCCGGGTGCTGCGGGAGCTGGACCTCCGCGTGCTGGACACCCGCATGTGTAACAACAGCCGCTTCTGGAACGGCAGCCTCTCCCCGCACGTGGTCTGCCTGGAGGCCGACTCCAAGGACCAGGCTCCCTGCAAG GGTGACTCGGGTGGACCCATCGTGTGTGGCAAAGACCAGGTGTTGGCCGGAGTCCTGTCCTTCAGCTCCAGGGTCTGCACCGACGTCTTCAGGCCCCCCGTGGCCACCGCCGTGGCGCCTTATGTGTCCTGGATCAGGAAGGTCACCGGCTGA
- the GZMM gene encoding granzyme M isoform X1 — protein MESSLLVLALGALLVGSSFETQIIGGREVIPHSRPYMASLQRGGSHLCGGVLVHPKWVLTAAHCLVQRTAQLRLVLGLHALDHPGLTFHIKAAVQHPRYKPAPALENDLALLQLDGKVKPSRTVRPLALPGKRQAVAAGTRCSTAGWGLTQQGGRLSRVLRELDLRVLDTRMCNNSRFWNGSLSPHVVCLEADSKDQAPCKVMGARVGPGNEAGGRAGARAVTRAGPWLSRSWGVLPGAGGRGPLAGAPFLRCRN, from the exons ATGGAGTCTTCACTGCTGGTGCTGGCCCTGGGGGCCCTGTTGGTAG GCAGTTCCTTTGAGACCCAGATCATCGGGGGCCGGGAGGTCATCCCCCACTCGCGCCCATACATGGCCTCGCTGCAGAGAGGCGGCTCCCACCTATGCGGGGGGGTCCTGGTGCACCCAAAGTGGGTGCTGACGGCTGCCCACTGCCTGGTCCAGCG GACGGCCCAGCTGAGGTTGGTGCTGGGGCTCCATGCCCTGGACCACCCCGGTCTCACCTTCCACATCAAGGCGGCCGTCCAGCACCCTCGCTACAAGCCGGCCCCTGCCCTGGAGAACGACCTGGCGCTGCTTCAG CTGGACGGGAAAGTGAAGCCCAGCCGGACCGTCCGGCCCCTGGCCTTGCCCGGTAAGCGCCAGGCAGTGGCTGCAGGGACTCGGTGCAGCACGGCCGGCTGGGGGCTGACCCAGCAGGGCGGGCGCCTGTCCCGGGTGCTGCGGGAGCTGGACCTCCGCGTGCTGGACACCCGCATGTGTAACAACAGCCGCTTCTGGAACGGCAGCCTCTCCCCGCACGTGGTCTGCCTGGAGGCCGACTCCAAGGACCAGGCTCCCTGCAAGGTGATGGGCGCCCGGGTGGGGCCGGGGAACGAGGCTGGCGGGAGGGCCGGGGCCAGAGCAGTCACCCGGGCAGGCCCCTGGCTCTCCCGTTCCTGGGGAGTCCTGCCGGGGGCTGGGGGGCGGGGACCACTGGCGGGGGCCCCATTTCTCAGgtgtagaaactga
- the BSG gene encoding basigin isoform X4, translating to MRSRGDRRAPRAPRPRDDAVRARARSAPPPVFIAAAGGSGGGWRLRGRRGGDIMAAKLFVLLGLALLGAHGASGAAGTVSTSVENIGSKTLLTCSLNDSSTEVTGHRWLKGGAVLKEDTLPGQKTDFEVDSDDLSGEYSCVFLPEPTGRADIQLDALLSGAPRVKAVKSSEHVSEGETAVLACKSESLPPITNWVWYKITDSGDQVIVNGSQGRFFVSSSQSRSELRIENLNMEADPGKYACNGTSSEGTDQAVVTLRVRSHLAALWPFLGIVAEVLVLVTIIFIYEKRRKPEDVLDDDDAGSAPLKSTGQHLNDKGKKVRQRNSS from the exons ATGCGCAGCCGGGGCGACCGGCGTGCCCCGCGCGCGCCCCGCCCCCGCGATGACGCCGTGCGTGCGCGCGCCCGGTCCGCGCCCCCGCCGGTTTTTATAGCGGCCGCGGGCGGCTCCGGCGGCGGTTGGAGGCTGCGGGGCCGGCGAGGAGGAGACATCATGGCGGCTAAGCTGTTCGTGCTGCTGGGTTTGGCGCTGCTGGGCGCCCACGGAGCCTCCGGGGCTG CCGGCACAGTCTCCACTTCCGTAGAAAACATTGGCTCGAAGACACTCCTCACCTGCTCCTTGAACGACAGCTCCACAGAGGTCACCGGGCACCGCTGGCTGAAAGGTGGCGCGGTGCTGAAGGAGGACACGCTGCCCGGCCAGAAAACGGACTTCGA GGTGGACTCCGACGACCTCTCGGGAGAGTACTCCTGCGTCTTCCTCCCCGAGCCCACGGGCAGGGCCGACATCCAGCTCGACG ccCTCCTGTCAGGCGCCCCCAGAGTGAAGGCTGTGAAGTCGTCAGAACACGTCAGCGAGGGGGAGACGGCCGTGCTGGCCTGCAAGTCAGAGTCCCTGCCCCCCATCACCAACTGGGTCTGGTACAAGATAACTGACTCTGGGGACCAG GTCATCGTGAACGGCTCCCAGGGCAGGTTCTTCGTGAGTTCCTCGCAGAGCCGGTCGGAGCTACGCATCGAGAACCTGAACATGGAGGCCGACCCCGGCAAGTACGCGTGCAATGGCACCAGCTCCGAGGGCACCGACCAGGCCGTGGTCACCCTCCGCGTGCGCAGCCACCTGGCCGCCCTTTGGCCCTTCCTGGGCATCGTGGCTGAGGTGCTGGTGCTGGTCACCATCATCTTCATCTATGAGAAGCGCCGGAAGCCCGAGGACGTCCTGGATG
- the BSG gene encoding basigin isoform X1, with product MRSRGDRRAPRAPRPRDDAVRARARSAPPPVFIAAAGGSGGGWRLRGRRGGDIMAAKLFVLLGLALLGAHGASGAAGFVQAPLSQQRWVGGSVELHCEAVGSPVPEIQWWFEGHGPNDTCSQLWDGARLDRVHIHATYHQHAASTITIDTLAEEDTGTYECRASNDPDRNHLTRAPRVKWVRAQAVVLVLEPGTVSTSVENIGSKTLLTCSLNDSSTEVTGHRWLKGGAVLKEDTLPGQKTDFEVDSDDLSGEYSCVFLPEPTGRADIQLDALLSGAPRVKAVKSSEHVSEGETAVLACKSESLPPITNWVWYKITDSGDQVIVNGSQGRFFVSSSQSRSELRIENLNMEADPGKYACNGTSSEGTDQAVVTLRVRSHLAALWPFLGIVAEVLVLVTIIFIYEKRRKPEDVLDDDDAGSAPLKSTGQHLNDKGKKVRQRNSS from the exons ATGCGCAGCCGGGGCGACCGGCGTGCCCCGCGCGCGCCCCGCCCCCGCGATGACGCCGTGCGTGCGCGCGCCCGGTCCGCGCCCCCGCCGGTTTTTATAGCGGCCGCGGGCGGCTCCGGCGGCGGTTGGAGGCTGCGGGGCCGGCGAGGAGGAGACATCATGGCGGCTAAGCTGTTCGTGCTGCTGGGTTTGGCGCTGCTGGGCGCCCACGGAGCCTCCGGGGCTG CCGGCTTCGTCCAGGCGCCGCTGTCCCagcagaggtgggtggggggCAGTGTGGAGCTGCACTGCGAGGCCGTGGGCAGCCCGGTGCCCGAGATCCAGTGGTGGTTTGAAGGGCACGGTCCCAACGACACCTGCTCCCAGCTCTGGGACGGCGCCCGGCTGGACCGCGTCCACATCCACGCCACCTACCACCAGCACGCGGCCAGCACCATCACCATCGACACGCTTGCAGAGGAGGACACGGGCACCTATGAGTGCCGGGCCAGCAACGACCCGGACCGCAACCACCTGACCCGGGCGCCCAGGGTCAAGTGGGTCCGCGCCCAGGCAGTCGTGCTAGTCCTGGAAC CCGGCACAGTCTCCACTTCCGTAGAAAACATTGGCTCGAAGACACTCCTCACCTGCTCCTTGAACGACAGCTCCACAGAGGTCACCGGGCACCGCTGGCTGAAAGGTGGCGCGGTGCTGAAGGAGGACACGCTGCCCGGCCAGAAAACGGACTTCGA GGTGGACTCCGACGACCTCTCGGGAGAGTACTCCTGCGTCTTCCTCCCCGAGCCCACGGGCAGGGCCGACATCCAGCTCGACG ccCTCCTGTCAGGCGCCCCCAGAGTGAAGGCTGTGAAGTCGTCAGAACACGTCAGCGAGGGGGAGACGGCCGTGCTGGCCTGCAAGTCAGAGTCCCTGCCCCCCATCACCAACTGGGTCTGGTACAAGATAACTGACTCTGGGGACCAG GTCATCGTGAACGGCTCCCAGGGCAGGTTCTTCGTGAGTTCCTCGCAGAGCCGGTCGGAGCTACGCATCGAGAACCTGAACATGGAGGCCGACCCCGGCAAGTACGCGTGCAATGGCACCAGCTCCGAGGGCACCGACCAGGCCGTGGTCACCCTCCGCGTGCGCAGCCACCTGGCCGCCCTTTGGCCCTTCCTGGGCATCGTGGCTGAGGTGCTGGTGCTGGTCACCATCATCTTCATCTATGAGAAGCGCCGGAAGCCCGAGGACGTCCTGGATG